From a region of the Lactuca sativa cultivar Salinas chromosome 4, Lsat_Salinas_v11, whole genome shotgun sequence genome:
- the LOC122197733 gene encoding uncharacterized protein LOC122197733, with protein MASRSYDKVADICDQIMLQIASQGLAFQDEWSFAVHLLGHIYLNDLQLVAAGGNDMKQCLDKETPMVLCLHGQLMTKTAAIGVESCATNNQVMSQGLICISMALEMGRRMNVENELLCRFVLRSESNNDSLSESKRQKRENEGISTKTNCEPRVVVHTTSAIDMLLSLF; from the exons ATGGCGTCAAGATCGTACGACAAAGTCGCTGATATTTGCGATCAAATTATGCTTCAG ATTGCTTCACAAGGTCTTGCTTTTCAAGACGAATGGTCGTTTGCTGTTCATCTTCTAGGGCATATTTACCTTAATGATCT CCAATTGGTAGCTGCAGGAGGAAATGATATGAAACAGTGTTTGGATAAGGAGACCCCCATGGTACTCTGTCTACATGGACAGCTGATGACCAAGACTGCTGCAATTGGAGTGGAGTCATGTGCAACAAACAATCAGGTCATGTCACAGGGCTTGATATGTATTTCTATGGCCTTGGAG ATGGGTAGGAGAATGAATGTTGAAAATGAGCTACTATGTCGGTTTGTTTTACGAAGTGAGAGTAATAATGACAGTTTATCAGAATCCAAGAGACA GAAGAGAGAGAATGAAGGGATTTCAACCAAGACAAACTGTGAGCCTCGTGTAGTTGTTCACACAACAAGTGCTATAGACATGCTTCTGAGTCTATTCTAG